The following coding sequences are from one Streptomyces venezuelae window:
- a CDS encoding glycosyltransferase encodes MSAVAWTATGSLAAWLWLLLGQGFFWRTDVRLPPREEPDVWPSVGVVVPARDEAAVLAESLPSLLAQDYPGRADVFLVDDGSSDGTGELARTLAERHGGLPLTVGSPGEPPAGWTGKLWAVRHGIGLARARDPEYLLLTDADIAHEPDSLRRLVAAARGGGGKGYDLVSQMARLRVESPWERLVVPAFVYFFAQLYPFRWIARKGARTAAAAGGCVLLRTDAAERARIPDTIRQAVIDDVALARAVKGSGGHIWLGLADGVDSVRPYPRLADLWRMVSRSAYAQLRHNVPLLVGTVAGLAVVYLVPPVALIAGLATGSRAAAVAGGLAWLVMTATYLPMLRYYRQPLTLAPLLPGTAFLYLLMTVDSAVQHYRGRGAAWKGRTYTRPDPTAPEPSPEQP; translated from the coding sequence ATGAGCGCCGTTGCGTGGACCGCCACCGGATCGCTTGCCGCGTGGCTGTGGCTTCTGTTGGGGCAGGGTTTCTTCTGGCGTACCGACGTGCGCCTGCCACCGCGCGAGGAGCCGGACGTCTGGCCTTCGGTCGGCGTCGTCGTGCCCGCGCGGGACGAGGCGGCCGTACTGGCGGAAAGCCTGCCCTCGCTGCTCGCGCAGGACTATCCGGGGCGCGCCGACGTCTTCCTTGTGGACGACGGGAGTTCGGACGGCACGGGCGAGCTGGCCCGCACGCTGGCCGAGCGGCACGGCGGGCTGCCGCTGACCGTCGGCTCCCCCGGTGAGCCGCCCGCGGGCTGGACGGGCAAGCTCTGGGCGGTACGCCACGGCATCGGCCTCGCCCGCGCGCGGGACCCCGAATACCTCCTGCTCACCGACGCGGACATCGCCCACGAGCCGGACAGCCTGCGGCGGTTGGTGGCCGCCGCGCGCGGCGGGGGCGGCAAGGGCTACGACCTCGTGTCGCAGATGGCCCGGCTGCGGGTGGAGAGCCCGTGGGAACGCCTGGTGGTCCCGGCCTTCGTGTACTTCTTCGCGCAGCTCTATCCGTTCCGGTGGATCGCACGGAAGGGGGCGCGGACGGCCGCCGCGGCGGGCGGCTGTGTCCTGCTGCGCACGGACGCCGCCGAGCGTGCCCGGATCCCCGACACCATCCGGCAGGCGGTGATCGACGACGTGGCGCTCGCGCGGGCGGTGAAGGGCTCGGGCGGCCACATCTGGCTCGGGCTCGCCGACGGCGTGGACAGCGTGCGCCCCTATCCGCGCCTGGCCGACCTGTGGCGGATGGTCTCGCGCAGCGCGTACGCGCAGCTGCGGCACAACGTCCCGCTGCTCGTCGGCACGGTCGCGGGGCTCGCCGTGGTGTATCTCGTGCCCCCGGTGGCGCTGATTGCGGGGCTTGCGACGGGCAGCCGCGCGGCGGCGGTCGCCGGTGGCCTCGCCTGGCTCGTGATGACGGCGACGTATCTGCCGATGCTGCGCTACTACCGTCAGCCGCTCACCCTCGCGCCCCTGCTGCCCGGCACCGCTTTCCTCTACCTCCTGATGACGGTGGATTCGGCGGTGCAGCACTACAGGGGACGCGGCGCCGCGTGGAAGGGGCGTACGTACACCCGTCCCGACCCCACCGCTCCGGAGCCCTCGCCCGAGCAGCCCTGA
- a CDS encoding TerD family protein: MTMSKGSNVPVPAPAVRIELGWGSGAGVPDADASALLLSSSGKVRSDADFVFYNQPAHSSGAVRHDGKTTSGAGVSDVLTVDLARVEPEIETVVLAASADGGTFGQVPGLYIRVLDAANGAELARYDSADATVETAFVLGELYRRQGAWKFRAVGQGYSSGLEGLATDYGISVDEPQQAAAPAPVAAPAAPVAPPAPVTQQPAAPAPPPPPPAAAAPVRLTKVTLTKDAPSVSLTKQGGTSGGMRVNLNWEVRKQFKGWGAKLGRAVAMHADLDLDLCALYELADGRKGVVQALGNAFGALNQPPYILLDGDDRTGAVATGENLTINLDHIKDFRRIVIFVTIYEGARSFADLNATVTLQPQHGAPVEFSLDECTVPSTVCALALLTNNGGDLVVQREARYLVPDRGVSPQRTMDHAYGWGMNWTPGRK, translated from the coding sequence ATGACAATGTCTAAAGGATCGAATGTTCCCGTACCGGCACCCGCGGTACGGATCGAATTGGGGTGGGGTTCCGGGGCGGGAGTGCCCGACGCGGATGCCTCCGCGCTGCTGTTGTCGTCTTCCGGAAAGGTGCGCTCGGACGCGGACTTCGTCTTTTACAACCAGCCCGCGCACTCCTCCGGAGCGGTGCGCCACGACGGCAAGACGACCTCCGGCGCCGGGGTCAGCGATGTGCTCACCGTCGATCTCGCGCGCGTGGAGCCCGAGATCGAGACCGTCGTGCTCGCCGCGTCGGCCGACGGGGGCACGTTCGGCCAGGTGCCCGGTCTGTACATCCGCGTCCTCGACGCAGCGAACGGCGCCGAACTCGCGCGCTACGACAGCGCGGACGCCACCGTGGAGACCGCCTTCGTCCTCGGCGAGCTCTACCGGCGCCAGGGCGCCTGGAAGTTCCGCGCCGTCGGCCAGGGGTACAGCAGCGGCCTCGAAGGGCTCGCCACGGACTACGGCATCTCGGTGGACGAGCCGCAGCAGGCCGCCGCCCCGGCCCCCGTCGCCGCACCCGCCGCTCCCGTAGCACCTCCCGCCCCCGTCACCCAGCAGCCCGCCGCCCCCGCGCCGCCTCCGCCCCCGCCGGCCGCCGCCGCACCTGTGCGCCTGACCAAGGTCACGCTGACCAAGGACGCGCCGTCCGTCTCCCTGACCAAGCAGGGCGGCACATCGGGCGGCATGCGCGTGAACCTCAACTGGGAGGTGCGCAAGCAGTTCAAGGGCTGGGGTGCCAAGCTCGGCAGGGCCGTCGCCATGCACGCCGACCTCGACCTCGACCTCTGCGCCCTCTACGAACTCGCCGACGGCCGCAAGGGAGTCGTCCAGGCCCTCGGCAACGCCTTCGGAGCGCTCAACCAGCCCCCGTACATCCTGCTCGACGGCGACGACCGCACCGGCGCCGTCGCCACCGGCGAGAACCTCACCATCAACCTCGACCACATCAAGGACTTCCGGCGCATCGTCATCTTCGTGACCATTTACGAAGGAGCGCGGAGCTTCGCCGACCTCAACGCCACGGTCACCCTTCAACCGCAGCACGGCGCCCCCGTCGAGTTCTCCCTCGACGAGTGCACGGTCCCCTCGACCGTGTGCGCGCTGGCCCTGCTCACCAACAACGGCGGCGACCTCGTCGTCCAGCGCGAGGCCCGCTACCTGGTGCCCGACCGCGGCGTGAGCCCGCAGCGCACCATGGACCACGCCTACGGCTGGGGCATGAACTGGACGCCGGGCCGGAAGTAG
- a CDS encoding DUF6643 family protein, translated as MTSPRSTYGGGYYSAPSFPDTPIYDSLVAERGTPQIAPIRVPSAYDTGSHLPALPAALPALPAAPSHPQQGYGYPQAQQPAPLQQAPAPYIPQQTAGPRGYPGAQPQRPAPGTGYEAMRPAQPRPAPSSYEDPYNRPYRGY; from the coding sequence ATGACCTCCCCCCGCTCCACCTATGGCGGCGGTTACTACTCCGCGCCGTCCTTCCCGGACACTCCGATCTATGACTCCCTCGTCGCAGAGCGGGGCACTCCTCAGATCGCCCCGATCCGGGTCCCCTCCGCGTACGACACGGGCAGTCACCTGCCCGCACTGCCGGCCGCACTGCCCGCCCTGCCGGCCGCCCCGTCCCACCCCCAGCAGGGGTACGGCTACCCCCAGGCCCAGCAGCCCGCACCGCTGCAGCAGGCCCCGGCGCCGTACATCCCGCAGCAGACCGCGGGCCCGCGCGGCTACCCGGGCGCTCAGCCCCAGCGGCCGGCCCCCGGCACGGGGTACGAGGCGATGCGCCCCGCGCAGCCCCGCCCGGCCCCGTCGTCGTACGAGGATCCGTACAACCGCCCCTACCGCGGGTACTGA
- a CDS encoding right-handed parallel beta-helix repeat-containing protein, with translation MAQGTVQVTHTGTSRWRRRTGEYASLAAALEAANDGDVLTVAAGTYRENLVVQRAVTLRGPESSPGSVRIAPSDGVPLTVRASAVVQDLHVEGQDSSAPALLVEDGAPELIGIRVVTRSAAGLEVRGGARPTVRRCTVDNPGGIGIAVLDGGGGVFEECEIVAAGQSGVAVRGGAHPRLERCRVHHASGAGFSVTGEHTGLEAIGCEVYEVKGSGVQVTGRATAHLTDCDVHRTTSDGVTLDTDAVLTMADCRIHDIPENAIDLRSRSVLTLTRSAVSRFGRNGLSVWDPGTRVDANQCEIHDSTGDYPAVWVSDGATAVLESCRVHDVPDALFVLDRGSRTDVVDSDLSQVRNTAVSVSDGATAQLDDCRIREAATGAWFRDHGSGGTLANCTVDAVQTGVIVTKGADPTIERCTVTSPAEAGFYVSAGGRGSFHGCRVSDSGGYGFHVIDGCRTTLKKCRTERCARGGFEFSEEGPLVEDCASDESGGLRTPAAPAQPAPAVQTATQTVGLLGTLPAQQSPPGPSSSQTPQPAASTAEKTSRASKEVLGELDALVGLDSVKREVRALTDMIEVGRRRQQAGLKAASVRRHLVFTGSPGTGKTTVARLYGEILASLGVLESGHLVEVSRVDLVGEHIGSTAIRTQEAFDRARGGVLFIDEAYALSPEDSGRDFGREAIDTLVKLMEDHREAVVVIVAGYTAEMERFLSVNPGVASRFSRTITFSDYAPEELLRIVEQQSEEHEYRLGAGTSEALLKYFTALPKGPAFGNGRTARQTFEAMVERHAGRVAQLGEPSTDDLTLLYPEDLPEPV, from the coding sequence ATGGCACAGGGCACGGTCCAGGTGACGCACACCGGCACGTCGCGGTGGCGGCGCCGCACCGGCGAGTACGCATCGCTCGCCGCTGCCTTGGAGGCCGCGAACGACGGGGACGTACTGACCGTTGCCGCGGGCACCTACCGCGAGAACCTCGTCGTCCAGCGCGCGGTGACGCTGCGCGGCCCGGAGAGCTCCCCCGGCTCGGTGCGCATCGCGCCCTCCGACGGCGTGCCCCTGACCGTCCGCGCCTCCGCGGTCGTCCAGGACCTGCACGTCGAGGGCCAGGACTCGTCCGCGCCCGCGCTCCTCGTCGAGGACGGCGCCCCCGAACTCATCGGCATCCGCGTGGTGACGCGGTCGGCGGCCGGTCTCGAAGTGCGCGGCGGCGCGCGGCCGACGGTGCGCCGCTGCACCGTCGACAACCCGGGCGGCATCGGCATCGCGGTGCTCGACGGGGGCGGCGGTGTCTTCGAGGAGTGCGAGATCGTCGCGGCGGGCCAGTCCGGCGTCGCGGTGCGCGGCGGCGCCCACCCGCGTCTGGAGCGGTGCCGGGTGCACCACGCGTCGGGCGCGGGCTTCTCGGTGACCGGGGAGCACACGGGTCTTGAGGCGATCGGCTGCGAGGTGTACGAGGTCAAGGGCTCGGGCGTGCAGGTCACCGGGCGGGCCACGGCGCACCTGACCGACTGCGACGTGCACCGCACCACCTCGGACGGCGTCACGCTCGACACGGACGCCGTGCTGACGATGGCCGACTGCCGCATCCACGACATCCCCGAGAACGCGATCGACCTGCGCTCGCGTTCCGTGCTCACCCTCACCCGGTCCGCGGTCAGCCGGTTCGGGCGCAACGGCCTCTCCGTCTGGGACCCGGGCACGCGCGTGGACGCCAATCAGTGCGAGATCCACGACAGTACGGGTGACTATCCGGCGGTGTGGGTCAGCGACGGCGCGACGGCCGTCCTGGAGTCGTGCCGGGTGCACGACGTACCGGACGCGCTGTTCGTCCTGGACCGCGGCTCGCGCACCGACGTCGTCGACAGCGACCTCTCGCAGGTGCGCAACACGGCGGTCTCGGTGAGCGACGGGGCGACCGCCCAGCTCGACGACTGCCGTATCCGCGAGGCGGCCACGGGCGCCTGGTTCCGCGATCACGGCAGCGGCGGCACGCTCGCCAACTGCACGGTGGACGCCGTCCAGACGGGTGTGATCGTCACCAAGGGCGCGGACCCGACGATCGAGCGCTGCACGGTCACCTCGCCCGCCGAGGCCGGTTTCTACGTGTCGGCGGGTGGTCGCGGCAGCTTCCACGGCTGCCGGGTCAGCGACAGCGGCGGCTACGGCTTCCACGTCATAGACGGGTGCCGTACGACGCTGAAGAAGTGCCGCACGGAGCGGTGCGCCCGAGGCGGCTTCGAGTTCTCGGAGGAGGGCCCGCTCGTCGAGGACTGCGCGAGCGACGAGAGCGGCGGCCTGCGTACTCCCGCGGCACCGGCACAGCCGGCACCCGCCGTGCAGACCGCCACCCAGACCGTCGGGCTCCTCGGCACCCTGCCCGCCCAGCAGAGCCCGCCGGGCCCATCGAGTTCCCAGACCCCGCAGCCCGCGGCGTCCACCGCCGAGAAGACCTCCCGGGCCTCCAAGGAGGTCCTCGGCGAGCTCGACGCCCTGGTCGGCCTGGACAGCGTCAAGCGCGAGGTGCGCGCCCTCACCGACATGATCGAGGTGGGCCGCCGCAGGCAGCAGGCCGGACTCAAGGCCGCCTCCGTCCGCCGCCACCTGGTCTTCACCGGCTCCCCCGGCACCGGCAAGACGACCGTCGCCCGCCTCTACGGCGAGATCCTCGCCTCGCTCGGCGTCCTGGAGAGCGGCCACCTCGTCGAGGTGTCCCGCGTCGACCTGGTCGGCGAGCACATCGGCTCGACGGCGATCCGCACCCAGGAGGCGTTCGACCGGGCGCGCGGCGGCGTGCTGTTCATCGACGAGGCGTACGCCCTCTCCCCCGAGGACTCCGGGCGCGACTTCGGCCGCGAGGCCATCGACACGCTCGTGAAGCTGATGGAGGACCACCGCGAGGCCGTCGTGGTGATCGTCGCCGGGTACACGGCGGAGATGGAGCGGTTCCTCTCCGTCAACCCCGGCGTGGCGTCCCGCTTCTCACGGACCATCACCTTCAGCGACTACGCCCCCGAGGAGCTGCTGCGGATCGTGGAACAGCAGTCCGAGGAGCACGAGTACCGCCTCGGGGCGGGTACGTCCGAGGCGCTCCTGAAGTACTTCACGGCGCTCCCCAAGGGCCCCGCGTTCGGCAACGGCCGTACCGCCCGCCAGACGTTCGAGGCGATGGTGGAGCGGCACGCGGGGCGGGTCGCGCAGCTCGGCGAGCCGAGCACGGACGACCTCACCCTGCTGTACCCGGAGGATCTGCCGGAGCCGGTGTGA
- a CDS encoding DeoR/GlpR family DNA-binding transcription regulator, giving the protein MSDHQNLLAEQRRALILDEVRRRGGVRVNELTRKLGVSDMTVRRDLDALARQGMLEKVHGGAVPVVEASTHEPGFEAKSGLELTAKEDIARTAASLVAPGTAIALSGGTTTYALAHHLLDVPDLTVVTNSVRVADVFHSAQRTSGQRPGAATVVLTGGVRTPSDSLVGPVADQAIRALHFDVLFLGVHGISLEAGLSTPNLAEAETNRRLVQSARRVVVVADHTKWGTVGLSSFASLSQVDTLVTDAGLPAEAHVDISEHVNRVVVTGERAASTEGSGDSADSEASDDSEAFADSGADADI; this is encoded by the coding sequence GTGAGCGACCATCAGAACCTCCTGGCCGAGCAGCGCCGTGCCCTGATCCTGGACGAGGTGCGCCGCCGCGGCGGGGTCCGGGTCAACGAGCTCACCCGCAAGCTCGGCGTGTCCGACATGACGGTCCGCCGCGACCTCGACGCGCTGGCCCGTCAGGGCATGCTCGAGAAGGTGCACGGCGGCGCGGTCCCGGTGGTCGAGGCGAGCACGCACGAGCCGGGGTTCGAGGCGAAGTCGGGCCTCGAGCTGACCGCCAAGGAGGACATCGCGCGGACCGCGGCGTCCCTGGTGGCGCCCGGCACGGCGATCGCCCTGTCCGGGGGTACGACGACGTATGCGCTGGCGCACCACCTCCTGGACGTGCCGGACCTGACGGTGGTGACGAACTCGGTGCGGGTTGCGGATGTCTTCCACTCCGCGCAGCGCACCTCGGGGCAGCGGCCGGGCGCGGCGACGGTCGTGCTGACCGGAGGTGTGCGGACCCCGTCGGACTCGCTGGTCGGTCCGGTCGCGGACCAGGCGATCCGGGCGCTCCACTTCGACGTCCTCTTCCTCGGTGTGCACGGCATATCGCTGGAGGCCGGCCTGTCGACGCCGAATCTGGCGGAGGCGGAGACCAACCGGCGTCTGGTGCAGTCGGCGCGGCGCGTCGTGGTCGTCGCGGACCACACCAAGTGGGGGACGGTGGGGCTGAGTTCGTTCGCCTCGCTGTCGCAGGTCGACACGCTGGTGACGGACGCGGGGCTGCCCGCGGAGGCGCACGTGGACATCTCCGAGCACGTGAACCGGGTCGTGGTGACGGGTGAGCGCGCGGCATCCACCGAGGGTTCCGGCGACTCCGCCGATTCCGAGGCTTCCGATGACTCCGAGGCTTTCGCTGACTCCGGGGCCGACGCAGACATCTGA
- a CDS encoding SRPBCC family protein — protein MAHRLNPVGLDFVASAPVRLVFTREVSAPPEAVYAALADDVTGWPQWFAAVTLCRPTGGGTGREVRLKGGTRFQESILAADGPERYVYRVDRTNAPGLRALVEEWRLSPTAGGTGPGTRVQWTFAMDGAAVLRVALKLGRAGLGRAFRDAVTTLDERLASRAG, from the coding sequence ATGGCACACCGACTGAACCCCGTGGGGCTCGACTTCGTCGCGTCCGCTCCGGTGCGGCTGGTCTTCACGCGCGAGGTGAGTGCGCCGCCGGAGGCGGTGTACGCGGCGCTGGCGGACGACGTGACGGGCTGGCCGCAGTGGTTCGCCGCGGTCACCCTGTGCCGGCCGACCGGGGGCGGCACGGGCCGCGAGGTCCGGCTCAAGGGCGGCACGCGTTTCCAGGAGTCGATACTGGCGGCGGACGGCCCCGAGCGTTACGTGTACCGCGTGGACCGTACGAACGCGCCCGGTCTGCGCGCCCTCGTCGAGGAGTGGCGGCTCTCCCCGACGGCCGGTGGCACCGGTCCCGGCACCCGCGTGCAGTGGACGTTCGCCATGGACGGCGCGGCGGTCCTGCGCGTCGCCCTGAAGCTCGGCCGCGCCGGTCTCGGCCGGGCGTTCCGGGACGCGGTGACGACGCTGGACGAGCGGCTCGCTTCGCGGGCGGGGTGA
- a CDS encoding PLP-dependent cysteine synthase family protein: MSTPQQFRADGPQPTLDVDHSDATYRAWLKEAVRKVQADANRSADTHLLRFPLPEHWGIDLYLKDESTHPTGSLKHRLARSLFLYGLCNGWIRPDRPVIEASSGSTAVSEAYFAKLIGVPFIAVMPRTTSAEKIRLIEFHGGRCHFVDDPRTMYAESAALAVQTGGHYMDQFTYAERATDWRGNNNIAESIYQQLRLERYPEPTWIVATAGTGGTSATIARYVHYMQHDTRICVADPENSCFFDGWTKNDPDATSDCGSRIEGIGRPRMEPSFVPGAIDRMMKVPDAASVAAVRALEQAIGRKAGGSTGTGLWSALKIVAEMVAAGQTGSVVTLICDPGDRYLDKYYSDAWLAEQGLDITPYAQAVETLLGTGAWPELRTR, encoded by the coding sequence GTGAGCACCCCACAGCAGTTTCGAGCCGACGGACCCCAGCCGACGCTCGACGTCGACCACAGCGATGCGACGTACCGAGCATGGCTCAAAGAGGCCGTCCGCAAGGTGCAGGCGGACGCCAACCGTTCGGCCGACACCCACCTCCTGCGCTTCCCGCTGCCCGAACACTGGGGCATCGACCTGTACCTCAAGGACGAGTCGACCCACCCCACCGGCAGCCTCAAGCACCGCCTCGCCCGCTCGCTCTTCCTCTACGGCCTGTGCAACGGCTGGATCCGGCCCGACCGGCCGGTCATCGAGGCGTCCAGCGGCTCCACCGCCGTCTCCGAGGCGTACTTCGCGAAGCTCATCGGGGTGCCCTTCATCGCGGTGATGCCCCGCACGACAAGCGCCGAGAAGATCCGTCTCATCGAGTTCCACGGCGGCCGGTGCCACTTCGTGGACGACCCGCGCACGATGTACGCGGAGTCCGCCGCCCTCGCCGTCCAGACGGGCGGTCACTACATGGACCAGTTCACCTACGCGGAACGGGCCACCGACTGGCGGGGCAACAACAACATCGCCGAATCGATCTACCAGCAGCTGCGTCTGGAGCGGTACCCGGAGCCCACGTGGATCGTCGCCACGGCGGGCACCGGCGGCACCTCGGCGACCATCGCGCGCTACGTCCACTACATGCAGCACGACACCCGCATCTGCGTCGCCGACCCGGAGAACTCCTGCTTCTTCGACGGCTGGACGAAGAACGACCCGGACGCGACGAGCGACTGCGGCTCCCGCATCGAGGGCATCGGCAGGCCCCGCATGGAGCCGAGCTTCGTGCCCGGTGCGATCGACCGCATGATGAAGGTGCCGGACGCGGCGTCCGTCGCCGCGGTCCGCGCCCTGGAGCAGGCCATCGGCCGCAAGGCGGGCGGCTCGACCGGCACGGGCCTGTGGAGCGCACTGAAGATCGTCGCCGAGATGGTGGCCGCGGGGCAGACGGGCAGCGTCGTCACCCTGATCTGCGACCCCGGCGACCGCTATCTGGACAAGTACTACTCGGACGCGTGGCTGGCCGAACAGGGCCTGGACATCACGCCCTACGCGCAGGCCGTCGAGACGCTCCTCGGGACGGGGGCGTGGCCCGAGCTGCGGACGCGGTGA
- a CDS encoding ATP-binding protein gives MISQPSRHCMVELQALPSRIGQVRRIVSAQLRYWHLDPLIDQAALGVTELLTNVHRHAEPDKMCTVEIELLLDRLTVSVHDHDPRLPELRDTDPFATCGRGLAMVAAVSESWGVRPQGDAGKVVWFTLPAVSPAVTLAPYPVYGAAEKTPARSAVVG, from the coding sequence GTGATCAGCCAGCCAAGCAGGCATTGCATGGTAGAGCTCCAAGCCCTGCCGTCGCGGATCGGTCAGGTCCGCAGAATCGTATCTGCGCAGTTGCGCTACTGGCATCTCGATCCGTTGATAGACCAGGCCGCCCTCGGTGTGACGGAACTTCTCACCAACGTCCACCGGCATGCCGAGCCGGACAAGATGTGCACCGTGGAGATCGAGCTGTTGCTCGACCGGCTCACGGTCTCCGTCCACGACCACGATCCCCGGCTTCCCGAACTCCGTGACACGGATCCCTTCGCCACCTGTGGCAGGGGCCTCGCGATGGTCGCGGCGGTGAGCGAGAGCTGGGGCGTCCGGCCGCAGGGCGACGCGGGAAAGGTCGTGTGGTTCACACTCCCCGCGGTGTCCCCCGCGGTGACCCTCGCTCCGTATCCCGTGTACGGGGCGGCAGAGAAGACTCCCGCCCGGTCGGCCGTTGTCGGCTGA